In the Spirochaetia bacterium 38H-sp genome, GCTATCTGTCTTTAAAGGAAAATGAGCTTTCTTCTGATGCTGATAGGCAGGTACTACGTTCTGTGATATCCCAGTTTAAGGCTCTGACAGTAATGTATGACTTTATTGTCTCTTCTTCCAATAAAAAATTGGTTCTATTCAATGAGCTACTTGAGAGGACAATAGCTGCTACCCTTGCTATACACAGCGCTTACAGAGATATTGATATAGATTTTATGCAAGATGAGGTCTGTATGTCTTCTAGGCATGCTATGCCGCTTCTTCTGGTCTGCAACGAGCTTATTACCAATGCCATAAAGCATAGTCCTGTTGGGCACAACTTGTGCGTAAAAATAGGGCTCAAAAAAAATAGAGGTAAGGCCTGCCTTAGTATTTCTGGTGGCAATGGAGATTTTGACCCGTCTGAGAAGATGTCAGAGGGCTATGGCCTCATGCTGGTAAAGGCGCTTGCTTCTCAGGCTGACGCGGATATTAGTTTTGACCGGAGCACCGGTGCGTGGAATATAAGCTTTCTGAGTCTGTGCTGAGTGCATTTTGTTTTATTGTCTTTCCATTATTGTTTAAAAAGTCTATTTTTATACCGAACGCAGCGCATGCATATGCATACGCTGCTGCCTCCGGCGTGGATAAAAGCAGGAATAGAGATTAGATATATTCTTTTACCTGTTTGCCGAAGGCAGGAGGAGACGAGCATCTACTGTTGTTGGATGTTTTTATAGCGAGTCTCCGACGTTCGGTATGTTGTTTTTTCGGAGATAGATATTGATGAGAGATGCAAATGCTCTTTTTGTTTTCCCTCCTGTTTATGATTTTGCTCTTTATGACCTTTTTCTAAAACCTTATGGGCTTCTTAGGATTGCAGAGTGGTTTAGGTCTGCAGGCTATGATGTGCGTTTTCTAAATTATCTTGATTACGCAGATGAGGTTGTCACAGCGCTTATGGGGCAGATAAAAAGAAGGGCAAATGGTACTGGCAAGTTTTTTAAAACCCAGTGTGATTTTCCTATTGCGGGATATGGCATAGGGCGTAAATTTTACAGGTACGGGATTCCGGCCGAGAGGGCAGAGGAGCTTTTGAGGGACTGGTATGCGGATAGTGCGCCTGACGTGGTTGTGTTTCAGTCAGGGATGACCTACTGGTATCCGGGGCTTGTAGAGGCACATGCTCTTGTCAGGCGTCTTTTCCCAAATGCGCTCACTGTGACGGGAGGGATATATGCAAGTCTGCTTCCTGAGCATTGCAGAGACTTTGTGGGGACTGATGTTGTTGCGGTAGGCAGGGACGTAAAAGAGATTGTCAAGGCTATTGCTGACAGGGGCTTGCCTATCCCTTCCGGTTCTGTGCCTTATGAGCCAGCTATGGATTTCTCTGTATGGAAAGATGCTGGTGTACTGAGAATAAATACGGGATGTCCTTTTTCCTGTTCTTATTGTGCTTCTTCAGCTATTTCTTCTTATTCTTCTGGTTCGGGAGAGATGGCCTTTTCTCTTTTCTCCCGTTACAGAGAACTGCATGGCACAAGAAATTTTGCATTTTATGATGATGCGCTGCTTGTAAATAAGGAAAAAGGTATTCTTGTCTTTTTGGACAAGGTTCTATCTGCTTATGGCAGTTCTGCGGGAGAAGAGATATCGTTTTTTTTACCCAATGCAATTCACGGAAGGCTTCTTGATTATGAGCTGGCTTCTCTGCTTAAACGTGCGGGGTTTAAGGAAATAAGAATAGGTTTTGAGAGTGCTGATGATGATTTTCATAAAGAGCATGATGGCAAGCTTTATATGGAGGAGTTTGAACGGGCTGTGGATATTCTTATAGATGCTGGCTTTTTACCATCTCAGATAAGAGTATATCTGCTTGCCGGACTTCCGGGCCAGAGAAAAGAGAGCGTGGAAAAATCTTTGAGCTTCCTGGAAAATTTCCCTCTCAATATTTCTGTTGCGGAATATTCTCCTGTCCCCCGCACTTTTTTATGGGAAGAAAGCAAAAGGCTTTCTCTTTTTCCTCTGGAAGAGCCCCTTTTCCATAATAACAGCCTTTTCCCCATGCAATGGGAAGGCTTTTCTCTTGATGACCTTGCCATTATAAAGAAAAAGGTGAGGCTTAGAAATGCTAACCTATTTTCTAATCATTAAAAAAGCGCTCTTTTAGATTATCCAAAAGACCTGTAGGCTTGGTTTTTCTTAATATACCTTCCAGCATTTCTTCCATAAGATGGGTGGGATTGGCTTCTTTGTTGAGTATCCTGTATACAGCTTTTATTATGGGAACCCTGAGATTGCTGTTTTTTGCAATCCGGTATGCTTGCCTTGATGCAAAAACACCTTCCGGCAGATATCCTATTCTGTCTATCTTGCTAATAAGGTCGTCTATGTTTCTAAAGGGAGTCAAGAGGTTCTTGGTCATTATCTCTCTGCCAAAACGTCTATTTCTTCCATAAATGCTCCTACAGGTAACGTCCAAGTCTCCTACTCCAGCTATGGAAGAAAAAGTTTCCGGATGGGTTGCGCCCATTGCAATGCCCAATGTTTGTATCTCATTGAGCCCTGCGGCAAGTAAAAGCGACTCCGTATTATCACCCACAAAGCTGGTTCCAGCGTCTTTCAATGCATCCAGCACGCCAAAAGCTATTGCAATGACATTCTTGAGTGCTGCAGAGACCTGTACACCTGTTGTATCAAGAGAAGAGAAAACTAGAAGCCTCTTGGTTGTAAGTAGATTCCTTATTCGTATGCTGTTTTTTGGATTTTTGGATGCACTTATAAGCCCTGTAAGCTTCCCTCTCCCAACCTCTTCTGCATGTGATGGACCGGATACATAAACCAGATTATCTTTATAGAAAGGGGGGAGAATCTCTTCCATAGCATCCAGTATCAACTTTGGTTCGCCGAATTTATCTGGAATAAACCCCTTGGAAAATACAGCTATGACAGGCTTTCCTTTCTGTACATCCGCTGTTTTGGCAATCTGCTGAGTAAGAGAAGGGATAAAAACCGACGGAGGAACCATAAGAATATAGTCCTTTTTTGATACAGCTTCTTCTACAGAAGTAGTTGCACTTATTCTTCTTGACAATTTTACTCCGGGAAGATATCTTGTATTTTCTCCCAGATTATTAATATCTTCCGCAACTTCTTTCTCGTATATCCACAGGTTAACAGAGTAACCATTATCTGCTACAGCCTGAGCAATGGCGGTTCCCCATGCTCCACCTCCTATCACACCTACCTTTCCCTTAAATCCCGGCATACTTAGATTAACTTTCATCACCATTGCCTCCGTAAAAAAATCTTATTTTTTTTGTATTGCCGTTTATAGTAGCTAAATACTATGCTATTATCAATAA is a window encoding:
- a CDS encoding sensor histidine kinase; this encodes MKDDYLVEGFISKKNLLEESKKDLYTSELYHRVKNDITLLMSYLSLKENELSSDADRQVLRSVISQFKALTVMYDFIVSSSNKKLVLFNELLERTIAATLAIHSAYRDIDIDFMQDEVCMSSRHAMPLLLVCNELITNAIKHSPVGHNLCVKIGLKKNRGKACLSISGGNGDFDPSEKMSEGYGLMLVKALASQADADISFDRSTGAWNISFLSLC
- a CDS encoding B12-binding domain-containing radical SAM protein translates to MRDANALFVFPPVYDFALYDLFLKPYGLLRIAEWFRSAGYDVRFLNYLDYADEVVTALMGQIKRRANGTGKFFKTQCDFPIAGYGIGRKFYRYGIPAERAEELLRDWYADSAPDVVVFQSGMTYWYPGLVEAHALVRRLFPNALTVTGGIYASLLPEHCRDFVGTDVVAVGRDVKEIVKAIADRGLPIPSGSVPYEPAMDFSVWKDAGVLRINTGCPFSCSYCASSAISSYSSGSGEMAFSLFSRYRELHGTRNFAFYDDALLVNKEKGILVFLDKVLSAYGSSAGEEISFFLPNAIHGRLLDYELASLLKRAGFKEIRIGFESADDDFHKEHDGKLYMEEFERAVDILIDAGFLPSQIRVYLLAGLPGQRKESVEKSLSFLENFPLNISVAEYSPVPRTFLWEESKRLSLFPLEEPLFHNNSLFPMQWEGFSLDDLAIIKKKVRLRNANLFSNH
- a CDS encoding NAD(P)H-dependent glycerol-3-phosphate dehydrogenase, which gives rise to MKVNLSMPGFKGKVGVIGGGAWGTAIAQAVADNGYSVNLWIYEKEVAEDINNLGENTRYLPGVKLSRRISATTSVEEAVSKKDYILMVPPSVFIPSLTQQIAKTADVQKGKPVIAVFSKGFIPDKFGEPKLILDAMEEILPPFYKDNLVYVSGPSHAEEVGRGKLTGLISASKNPKNSIRIRNLLTTKRLLVFSSLDTTGVQVSAALKNVIAIAFGVLDALKDAGTSFVGDNTESLLLAAGLNEIQTLGIAMGATHPETFSSIAGVGDLDVTCRSIYGRNRRFGREIMTKNLLTPFRNIDDLISKIDRIGYLPEGVFASRQAYRIAKNSNLRVPIIKAVYRILNKEANPTHLMEEMLEGILRKTKPTGLLDNLKERFFND